Part of the Verrucomicrobiia bacterium genome, GGTGGCTGTATCTGATCATGTGTCATGCCACTAGTGGCTACATGTCCACGTGCAATGCGACCAACAGTCCGCAGGTGTTGCGGCTGGATGTCGATAGTGACTCCGACTATCCTCGAGCCTGGGTATATGAGAATGACCTGACGGAGTATGTGGCACTGGGCGATTCGTTCTCGGCCGGTGAGGGCGTGCCTGACTTTTCGGTGCCCAGTGATACAAACGGCTGTCATCGGAGTCTGCATGCTTATCCCATCCAGCTGTCCGAGATAGTTGGGTCGTTGCGTTTGGCTGCCTTCCGGGCGTGCTCGGGCGCGACCACCGAGGACATCCAGGTAGGCATGAATGGTGAGCCGGGCCAGCTGGACGCGCTGAGTACCAACACTGACATCGTGACCATGTCGGCTGGCGGCAACGATGTGAAGTTCAGGGAATTTGCGACAGAATGTGTTGTGGGCACCTGTGACTCCGCGAGTTCGCAGTACCAGGACACCATGGATCTGATTGACACGCTACTGCCAGGTAATCTGGAAGACCTGTATGACGACATTCGTTTGGCTGCACCAAATGCTGATGTCTACGTGGTGGGGTATCCAGACGAGTCGCCTGATACCTCGGTGGACTGCACCTTCCTGAGCAATGGCGAAAAGGTGGCTGTCAGCACGGTTGCCGTGGAGCTGAAGAACACCATCCTGGCAGCGGTTGAGGGTGCAGATGAGGGCTTCTACTACGTGGATCCTCTGGATGCTGAGTCACCGTTCTGGGGGCACGAACTGTGCACGGAAGACCCGTACTTCAATCACGCTTCTATTCCTCTCGTCTACTCGTTCCATCCCAATATCTACGGCCAAGAGGCCTATGCCGTGTTGGTTGAGGCGAGCTTGAGCTAAGTAAGAACACCGAAGGGAAAGCCCCTCATTCATCTTTGATGAAACGAGGGGCTTTTCACTTTGTGCTGTACTTGAAAAAAAGACACCCAAGCGGGTGTCTTTTTTAAGCGTGAACTGTATGTTAGTTCAGGCTGGACTTGGTGAACGTGGTGCCACCTTCGAGGTTGGCGGTCAGCGTGTACTTGGTACAGTTGGCATCAACTGTGGTACAAGTTCCGTCGGTTGTTGACAGCGGAGCATACCCATAGGCAGTACTCGATGCTGCTGTGGCTAGGGTTTGTGCGGAGCCCTTCGGATCTTTCAGGGCTTCTGGGTCTAGGCCCTTCATGTTGGTGCTGCGCCAGCCAGCGTTGTTGACGTCTGACATGGCTGGATACGAGCCATTCTGTGCGTAGTAGGCCTCTAGTTGGCCATGGATTGCTTTAATATCTGTTTCGCGTTCGGTGTTTCGAGCTCGCTGTTGGATACCTGTAAATGTAGTTACCACCAATGCAGCCAAGATACCGATGACTACAATGACGATCAAAAGTTCCACAATGGTGAAACCTTCATTTTTGCGCTGTAGAGTCATAGGGGACCCACCCTCCTTGTAAATGTTTTTATTATGATCTTAGCCTTTTTGGGGTAAGTATCTGAAAGTGATTATAGCATAACCATAAAGAATGCAACTCTTTATTACTAGTTGTCACCGACGTTTTTACTCAGGGAGGCAATAGGGCCCATGACGCTGGCGGCGATCAGGCCTACCATGCCACCAAGTACAACAATCATCAACGGCTCTATGAGCGAACTCAGGCCATCTATGGTGGTCTCTACCTCTTCTTCGTAAAAGTCAGCTACCTTGATCAGGATAGTGTCGATCTGCCCCGTCTCTTCGCCAATGGCCAGCATTTGGCTGACAATGGGTGGGAAGTGTTTGCTCTGGCTCAGGGGTTCGCTCAGCTGTTTGCCGTTTTTGACGGCTTTGGCGGCCTCTTGTAGTTCGCGTTCTATGACCTTGTTGCCAATAGCACCGCCAGTGACTTCCAGAGCATCCAGCACGGCCACGCCGGCTGACATTAGCGAGGCAAAAGTGCGAGCAAAGCGGGCAATGGCAATCTTGATAACCACTGTCTTGATAATGGGCAGGCGTAGCAGCAGGGCGTGGAACTGGTACTTACCCTTTGGTGTGCGGATGTATCGCCTGAGCAGGTACACTCCAATAATCGAGACAGCCAGAAGAGGTATGGCATTTTTCTGCAAGAAGGTGCTGAAGTTCAGCATCATTTCGGTGTACACCGGCAGTTTGGCGTCCTCGCCACCAAGGTCTTTGATGATCTTGCCCAGCTTGGGAATAACAAAGATCATGATCCCAAAAAAGGCCAGGATAGTAATACCAAAAATAACAACAGGGTAGGCCATGGCGCTCTTGATCTTCTTGCGCATGCTCGAGTCTTGTTCTACTTGCGAGGCCAAACGCTTTAGGATTTCGTCCAGGATACCGCCAGCCTCACCGGCCTTGACCATGTTGACGTATACGTCAGAGAAGACATTGGGATATTTGTCAAAGGCGTCGCCCATGGCCAGGCCGCCTTCTATGTCTTTCATCATGGTGCCAATAACTTCTTTGAAGTATTTGTTGTCTGTCTGCATTTGCAGGGTGTACATGGCACGAGTCAGGGGTACACCGGCCGAGATCATGGTAGATAGCTGGCGTGTAAAGATGACCAGGTCTTTGCTTTTGACCTTTTTGCCACGATGCTTTTTGCTGCCGTGTACGCCTTCGGCCTTGATAGCAACAGGTTTAGCGCCTTGCTTGGTCAACGAGCTCACCACGCCTTGGCGGTCGACCGCGTCAAGTGTTCCGTGGACGGTCTTGCCGTCTTTGGTTACCGCAGTATAAGTAAATTTCATAGCTTATTTCTCGGCGGTGACCCGCAGAATTTCCTCGATGGTGGTTTGGCCGCGGAGGGCTTTTATGAAGCCGTCTATTTGCATGGTGATCATGCCTTCTTTGACGGCTTGGTCTTGAATAATCTCGCTGGTACCGTTGCTGACGATCAGTTTCTGAATGTCCGGAGAGTTGCCGAGTACTTCGTAGATTCCCATGCGGCCCTTGTAGCCCGCGTGGTTACAGGCGTCACAGCCACTGTCATGGGCCCGGTAGATTTTGTTTATCTTGGTCTCTGTAGTAGACAGGTCGCCGACATGCACCTTGCTCTTGCCGGTATTGGTCTTGCCAATGCCTGCTGCCAGGGCGGATTCTTCTAGCTGGTGGATGTGCTTCATGGTAGCAGCGTTGCCGGTGCCAAATATCTCGTCTATTTTCTTCATGCTGGGGGCGTCTGGCGTGACTTCTTCGCGACAGTCCGCGCACACACGCCGGACCAGGCGCTGGCCCACTACGGCACGTACGGTGCTGGCAATCAGGAAGGGCTCGATACTCATGTCTAGCAGGCGTGGCAAACAGGTGGCAGCATTGTTGGTGTGTAAGGTGGCAAATACTAAGTGTCCGGTCAGGGCGGCTTGCACGCCCAGGCCAGCGGTTTCGGTATCGCGGATCTCGCCCACCATGATGATGTTGGGGTCTTGGCGCAGCATGGCTCGCAACCCGTTGGCAAAGGTCATGCCGGCCTTGGGGTTCACCTGGGTTTGGTTGGCACCCTGGATTTTGTATTCTACCGGGTCTTCGATGGTGCTGATGTTAATAGACGGCTTGTTCAGGATGCTCAGCGCGCTAAACAAGCTGGTAGATTTGCCAGATCCAGTCGGGCCCGTCACCAGGACCATGCCATGCGGTTGGGTAATTGCCTTGCTGATATTGTCCAGCGAGATACCCCAGTAGCCAAGATCTTCCAGCGACGTGGCACCAGTGGATTCATCTAGGATACGCATGACTACTTTTTCGCCCTCGTAAATAGGCAGGGTAGACACACGCAGCGCATAGACAGCGCTGCCGATCTGTATCTTGAAGCGGCCGTCTTGCGGGGCGCGCCGTTCGTCAATCTTTAGGTTACTCAGGATCTTGATGCGAGAGACAAGCGCGGTATGCACTTTCTTGGGCAGTTTATTGGCTTCGCGTAGGACGCCGTCTACGCGGTAGCGCACGCTGGTATAGTTCTCTCGCGGTTCTATGTGGATGTCGCTGGCACCGCTGCGGATAGCGTATTCGATCAGCAGGTTTACGGTCTGGGCTATGGGCGAATCTTCGGCCAGGTCTTCTTCGCTGATTTCGTCTTCGCCCTCGGTGGTTTCTTCGTCGCCGGCAGTTACTACTTGGGTCAGTTCGTTGCTGATGTTGCCGCGGTACTGGTCTAGGGCGCTCTGAATATTGGTGGTAGTAGCTACATGAATCTTGATGGCGTTGCCCAGTTGCTTCTGCAAAAAGTTAACGGCCTGGATATCGTCTGGGTCTTCCATGGCCAACAGCTTGGTGCCGTCTTCTTCTACGCCAAACAGCACCACGTTGTATTGCTTGGCAATGCGCTCTGGTATGAGATGCAGGACCTCGCGCTTGATCTCTTTGGCATTCAGTTCTACAAATGGGACGTCAATTTCTTCGGCATACAGTTTGGTCAGGTCTTTTTCTGAAACGATGTTGCCCTGAACAATCAGATCTTGCAGCGGTTTTTTCTCGGCCTTCTCCTGGGCGTGGAGGTTGGTCAGCTGTTCGTCCGTAACTTTTTTTGCTGCTACTAGCAGCTTTTCCACCAGAGCATCTGATATACGCATAATTCTTATGGCTAATTATAGCCTCTTTTATCGCGAGATTCTATAAAGAGTATTAAACAGCTTGGACTAGTGGTTGTGTATGTGTTGGTGCTCGGTATCTTTTAGGTTGGTCTGGATAAAGACATCTTGGTCCTTGGTGTTTTTGTCTACCAGTACAAACTGGCCCATCATGCCTTTGTCTTCGTGTTCCAGGATGTGGCAGTGGAACATGTAGGGCAGGTGGGGGTCAGACCTGTTGGGGAAGCGGACTATCACACGCACGGTGTCTGCGCTATTGACCAGCACCGTATCTTTCCAGCCACGCTCGTGTTCGGCCGGAGGTTTGTCGTTTCGGCTGAGTATCTGGAACTGTACGGCGTGGATATGGAACGGGTGAGCAGTGCCGGACTGGTCGTTGATTTCCCATATCTCGGTGTCGCCGGCATGGATAATCTCGTCTATGCGAGTATGGTCCATCTGTTTGCCGTTGATGCTGTGCCCTTCTGAGTCCAGTACAAACCGCCGGGTTTTGATAGCACTGTCGGGTTTGAGCGGTTCTATGGTGTTGAGATTTTGGGGCAAGGCAGCAGATGTAGTGTCTGTGGCTTGTGGTCGGATTTCTAGAATTTTGAACTCTTGGTTCTCGTCCCGATGAGCCCTGGCGACAGCCTTGACGGTTCGCAGCAAGGGGTTCTTCTCTTTCAGGGCGTAGCTCATGAGTGTCAGGGGCTTGGTGCGGCCAGCCAGGTCCACTACAATCTCGGCGCGTTCGCCGGGGGCCAGGGTGAGCCGAGTCAGGGCCACGGGCCGCTCCAAAAATCCGCCGTCGGTGGCAATTTGGTGAAAAGCTTGGTTGTCGTCAAACCCAAAGTCGTACCGCCGGGCGTTAGAGGCGTTCAGGATTCGCAGCCGGACCAGTCTGGCCGGCGCTTCCACGTACGGTGCGTAGGTGCCGTTCACCAAAATGGTGTTGCCATGCATGCCGGTGTGCCCCATGACGTCTTTCTTTTCTGCGTCGTAGGTAAGCTGGCCGTTTGTGTCAAAGGCCTTGTCTTGTACGACCACCGGGATATCATCTGTGCCATATGTTTTGGGCAGATTCAGGCTGTCGGCATGGTCGTCGTCAACGATAAATAAACCGGCTAGGCCTTTGTACATCTGTTCGCCGGTCTTGCCCAGCAAATGCGGATGATACCACAGAGTCGACGCCTGATTGGCTATGGCCCAATAGGGCTTCCAAACTTCCTTGGGCTCTATCATCTGGTGTGGGCCACCGTCCATGTTGGCTCCCACGTCCATGCCGTGCCAGTGTACGGTTGTTTTCTGGTCCAGGTTGTTAGTGACGTTCAGGCGAATCTTGTCACCTTTTCGGGCCCGGATGGTAGGGCCCAGGTAGTTCCCGTTAAAGCCGAGTGTCTTCGTCTGCTTGCCAGGCAAGAACTCGGTGCTGCCTTGCTGAGCTGTAAGGTCAAAAACTTTCTCGCCCTGCTCTACTCGCGGTTCGAGTACTTGGGGAATGTGCAATTTATTTTGAAGACCCAGGTCTTTATTGACCAGGACCGGCTTCTGCAGGATGCCAAAGGCAACTGCAGACAGCAGGGCTACTACCACGGCCAGGACGGGCAAGGCCAGAATAATAAAAACAATCTTCTTGGTGGAATGCTTGCGCGTGGGCTGCTTGGGGGAGTGATGAGGTGTGGCTGTATGTTTTTTGGGCTTTGATGACTTGGCCGACATGGCCTCAGTATACCGGCTATGCCTGCGGTGAATAAAGTAAGAGTTGTACGGTAGGCGCGGGTAAAGAGAGGTGACCTGGCGGCCGAGTGAGCAACAGGTGTTGCAGGTGCTCACTCGGCCGCGACAGGTTCAGAAGCAGACGTCGCTGGCGATGTCTTCGATGGACCGAATGTTGCTCTGGAAGGACTCCTCGTCGATCTGGTAGCGGTCCAGGGTGACCTCGCAGATGCGGTTGTCGCGTAGCAGCAGAGCCACGCGGTGGGTGACCAGCGGGGCACTCGTGCCGTAGCGAGAGACGTTGGTGGTGATGATATAGTCGCTGGCTGGGCTCTCCCAGAAGGTGTCGCCCTCGGCATTTCGCGGGTCCAGGCCGCCGTCGCTGCACGAGGTCTTGCACTTGCGGGCATCGGCCACCAAGTTGTCCCAGTCATCCCAGGTGGACTGCTGGTTCTTCGGCAGGCTGACGTGGGTACTGAGGCTGAAGACGGGGAGGACGCTGTAGTCGCACTTGCTGCTGTAGGTACGCGTCGATCCGGTGTGGTCACGCTGGACGGCTTCGACGCCTAGGTAGTCGGCGACAGTGTCCGTAGACAGGCAGGTGTCCTCTGTTTGGCTGAGGGCTGCATTGGTCATCAGGGCGATGCCCAGGATTGCGACCACGACTATAGCGACGGCCGTTCTAGTTTCGGTCATGAAAGACATAAGCATTCACTCTCTTGCTAAGGTGCTGGCGCAGGGGAGGGCGAATATGTCGCTCTCGGCCAAAGCACCTACCGTACTAAAGTATATTTTAACATAAAATACCAAAAACGTAAATAATCCCAGGACAGATTACTCTAATTTTGTGAGAATATTCACATTACAACACGCTCGTGTGTATGTACTGTAGTGCTACGAACTTTGTTCGTACCTTAGTAGTCGAAATAACAGAACGCGATCTTAAGATTTGCGGAGAGATACCTGACGGTGTCCTTGTTCTAGGCGGGACCTCGCACTGCACCGGCGTGGTCAAGTCTGGAATGCCAGTTACTGGTTAGAGGGCTGACCCACCAGAGGGATAACATATCTCACCGCAGAGTGGTGAAAGGGAGGAGGCCTATGGCCCGTGCACCAGCTTGGGCTTCCTCCCTACACTGCATCTTTGCTCCTGTACCTGCTCGAGGCGACGCCTCTAGAGCGACAGGCTTGAACGTAAAAATACATAGTCTTAAAGATCTGCGGAGAGGAGTGTCTCTGATGGTTGGTTGCCCCGAGGGCGATGCGATCGTTTGGTCGTGCCAATGCCCCTACAATCAGGGCGATCGGCGACGGGCTTCATGAACACAGCAACCTTTCCGTAGAACGGCGAAGAGGAGGGAGTCAGCTCGGGCTTCGCAGAGCCACTGGCTCCCCTCCTCTCGCCATCTACCTCTCTGTTCTTTCGACTACTCTCTTTATAACCAGCGTTTTCGTTCTTAAGGGTCTTGGTCGGGCTGTCGAATTAGAAGAACTGTGCCTTGTTCCCGCAATTAATGCAGTAACCTGGGTGGTTCATGGGCTTGCTCTGGTGCGAGCGGCAGGAGCCTTTTATGCAGTAGTAGACCGAGCTAGAACTATCCCAGTTATTGAGCGTGCTGGCAGGTACAAAATTGTCCAGATATTTTTTGGCGTTGGCCTTGCATACGGCATCTTGGCCTGGCTCGCACATGCGCATGCTGACTTGATAGGTGTGCTGAACCCCAATGGCGTCAGGTGGCCAGTTGTCATAGTCATAAACGCTGCCAGGATACGGCGCATCTGGCCAGTCCTCGTCATACTGCCCCTGCAGGAATTCTTTGACCTCTCCGGGCACATC contains:
- a CDS encoding GspE/PulE family protein; this translates as MRISDALVEKLLVAAKKVTDEQLTNLHAQEKAEKKPLQDLIVQGNIVSEKDLTKLYAEEIDVPFVELNAKEIKREVLHLIPERIAKQYNVVLFGVEEDGTKLLAMEDPDDIQAVNFLQKQLGNAIKIHVATTTNIQSALDQYRGNISNELTQVVTAGDEETTEGEDEISEEDLAEDSPIAQTVNLLIEYAIRSGASDIHIEPRENYTSVRYRVDGVLREANKLPKKVHTALVSRIKILSNLKIDERRAPQDGRFKIQIGSAVYALRVSTLPIYEGEKVVMRILDESTGATSLEDLGYWGISLDNISKAITQPHGMVLVTGPTGSGKSTSLFSALSILNKPSINISTIEDPVEYKIQGANQTQVNPKAGMTFANGLRAMLRQDPNIIMVGEIRDTETAGLGVQAALTGHLVFATLHTNNAATCLPRLLDMSIEPFLIASTVRAVVGQRLVRRVCADCREEVTPDAPSMKKIDEIFGTGNAATMKHIHQLEESALAAGIGKTNTGKSKVHVGDLSTTETKINKIYRAHDSGCDACNHAGYKGRMGIYEVLGNSPDIQKLIVSNGTSEIIQDQAVKEGMITMQIDGFIKALRGQTTIEEILRVTAEK
- a CDS encoding type II secretion system F family protein, whose protein sequence is MKFTYTAVTKDGKTVHGTLDAVDRQGVVSSLTKQGAKPVAIKAEGVHGSKKHRGKKVKSKDLVIFTRQLSTMISAGVPLTRAMYTLQMQTDNKYFKEVIGTMMKDIEGGLAMGDAFDKYPNVFSDVYVNMVKAGEAGGILDEILKRLASQVEQDSSMRKKIKSAMAYPVVIFGITILAFFGIMIFVIPKLGKIIKDLGGEDAKLPVYTEMMLNFSTFLQKNAIPLLAVSIIGVYLLRRYIRTPKGKYQFHALLLRLPIIKTVVIKIAIARFARTFASLMSAGVAVLDALEVTGGAIGNKVIERELQEAAKAVKNGKQLSEPLSQSKHFPPIVSQMLAIGEETGQIDTILIKVADFYEEEVETTIDGLSSLIEPLMIVVLGGMVGLIAASVMGPIASLSKNVGDN
- a CDS encoding type II secretion system protein — its product is MTLQRKNEGFTIVELLIVIVVIGILAALVVTTFTGIQQRARNTERETDIKAIHGQLEAYYAQNGSYPAMSDVNNAGWRSTNMKGLDPEALKDPKGSAQTLATAASSTAYGYAPLSTTDGTCTTVDANCTKYTLTANLEGGTTFTKSSLN
- a CDS encoding multicopper oxidase domain-containing protein; translated protein: MSAKSSKPKKHTATPHHSPKQPTRKHSTKKIVFIILALPVLAVVVALLSAVAFGILQKPVLVNKDLGLQNKLHIPQVLEPRVEQGEKVFDLTAQQGSTEFLPGKQTKTLGFNGNYLGPTIRARKGDKIRLNVTNNLDQKTTVHWHGMDVGANMDGGPHQMIEPKEVWKPYWAIANQASTLWYHPHLLGKTGEQMYKGLAGLFIVDDDHADSLNLPKTYGTDDIPVVVQDKAFDTNGQLTYDAEKKDVMGHTGMHGNTILVNGTYAPYVEAPARLVRLRILNASNARRYDFGFDDNQAFHQIATDGGFLERPVALTRLTLAPGERAEIVVDLAGRTKPLTLMSYALKEKNPLLRTVKAVARAHRDENQEFKILEIRPQATDTTSAALPQNLNTIEPLKPDSAIKTRRFVLDSEGHSINGKQMDHTRIDEIIHAGDTEIWEINDQSGTAHPFHIHAVQFQILSRNDKPPAEHERGWKDTVLVNSADTVRVIVRFPNRSDPHLPYMFHCHILEHEDKGMMGQFVLVDKNTKDQDVFIQTNLKDTEHQHIHNH
- a CDS encoding type II secretion system protein, with amino-acid sequence MTSPKLQHDGFTLVEICVVIVIMSTLAILTYSIGVPRWRERTYYTRMVSEMNTIGHGMTLYAAKYNDYPPDVSRDVPGEVKEFLQGQYDEDWPDAPYPGSVYDYDNWPPDAIGVQHTYQVSMRMCEPGQDAVCKANAKKYLDNFVPASTLNNWDSSSSVYYCIKGSCRSHQSKPMNHPGYCINCGNKAQFF
- a CDS encoding SGNH/GDSL hydrolase family protein, whose protein sequence is MSTCNATNSPQVLRLDVDSDSDYPRAWVYENDLTEYVALGDSFSAGEGVPDFSVPSDTNGCHRSLHAYPIQLSEIVGSLRLAAFRACSGATTEDIQVGMNGEPGQLDALSTNTDIVTMSAGGNDVKFREFATECVVGTCDSASSQYQDTMDLIDTLLPGNLEDLYDDIRLAAPNADVYVVGYPDESPDTSVDCTFLSNGEKVAVSTVAVELKNTILAAVEGADEGFYYVDPLDAESPFWGHELCTEDPYFNHASIPLVYSFHPNIYGQEAYAVLVEASLS